A DNA window from Micromonospora inyonensis contains the following coding sequences:
- a CDS encoding M48 family metallopeptidase, with the protein MSPRGWAVFTLAVLVTAGLLTVALLVPGSRPPAPRADQLAALRELPVEQVERAREFRAALRPGSWAALAVGLLVALLLGLTPLGARLVELAGRPFGGHWTAQALAGGLAVVLLADLVTLPFAAWRQAVLTRYGMSTNGWGGWTVDLLKSYALSAVVGAVALLGFYTVLRLAPRWWWAFGAAGAAGLVLLLSFVLPVLVEPVFNRFTPMEPGPLRTEVMDLAARDGVPVRDVLVADASRRTRAVNAYVSGFGPTRRIVVYDTLLREATPQEVTSVVAHELAHAKHRDVLVGTVTGALGAAAAVIALYLLGSWGGLLRLAGVDSIRDPRAFGLLVALVALVGVVSTPVQAMLSRRVEARADAHAMALTGDPATFEAMQRRLAGANLADPDPPRWEYLYSASHPSTVERMAAARAHARETGR; encoded by the coding sequence GTGAGCCCGCGTGGCTGGGCGGTGTTCACCCTGGCCGTCCTGGTCACCGCCGGCCTGCTCACCGTGGCGCTGCTCGTCCCGGGAAGTCGTCCGCCCGCACCCCGCGCCGACCAGCTCGCCGCCCTGCGGGAGCTGCCCGTCGAGCAGGTGGAGCGGGCCCGTGAGTTCCGTGCCGCGCTGCGCCCCGGCAGCTGGGCGGCGCTGGCCGTCGGGTTGCTGGTGGCGCTCCTGCTCGGGCTCACCCCGCTGGGCGCGCGCCTGGTCGAACTGGCCGGGCGTCCCTTCGGCGGGCACTGGACCGCCCAGGCGCTGGCCGGCGGGCTCGCCGTGGTGCTCCTCGCCGACCTGGTCACCCTTCCGTTCGCCGCCTGGCGGCAGGCGGTCCTCACCCGGTACGGGATGAGCACCAACGGCTGGGGCGGCTGGACGGTCGACCTGCTCAAGTCGTACGCGCTCAGCGCGGTCGTCGGGGCGGTCGCGCTGCTCGGGTTCTACACCGTGCTCCGGCTCGCCCCGCGCTGGTGGTGGGCGTTCGGGGCGGCGGGCGCGGCCGGGCTGGTGCTCCTCCTCTCCTTCGTGCTGCCGGTGCTGGTCGAACCGGTCTTCAACCGGTTCACCCCGATGGAACCCGGCCCGCTGCGGACCGAGGTGATGGACCTGGCCGCCCGGGACGGCGTGCCGGTCCGTGACGTGCTGGTCGCCGACGCCTCCCGCCGCACCCGCGCCGTCAACGCCTACGTCTCCGGCTTCGGCCCGACGCGCCGGATCGTCGTCTACGACACCCTGCTGCGGGAGGCGACGCCGCAGGAGGTGACGAGCGTGGTCGCCCACGAACTGGCCCACGCGAAGCACCGGGACGTGCTGGTCGGCACGGTGACCGGCGCGCTCGGCGCGGCGGCGGCGGTGATCGCCCTCTACCTGCTCGGCTCGTGGGGCGGGCTGTTGCGCCTGGCCGGGGTCGACTCGATCCGCGACCCCCGGGCGTTCGGCCTGCTGGTCGCCCTGGTCGCCCTGGTCGGGGTGGTGAGCACCCCGGTCCAGGCGATGCTGTCCCGCCGGGTGGAGGCCCGGGCCGACGCGCACGCGATGGCGCTCACCGGCGACCCGGCGACGTTCGAGGCGATGCAGCGGCGGCTGGCCGGGGCGAACCTCGCCGACCCCGACCCGCCCCGCTGGGAGTACCTCTACTCGGCGTCGCACCCGTCCACCGTGGAGCGGATGGCCGCCGCCCGCGCACACGCCAGGGAGACCGGCCGGTGA
- a CDS encoding glycosyltransferase family 4 protein, with protein sequence MSRTLLITNDFPPRPGGIQSFVHNLALHQPAGSVVVYASTWPDAGKFDADQPFEVVRERTRVLLPTPLVARRAAALARRYDCDTVWFGAAAPLGLLAPGLSRRAGIRRVVALTHGHEVGWAALPVARTALRRIGRSADVVTYLGDYTRVRLERVLHGLTDLRRLAPGVDVEAYHPDVDGEAVRARLGLTDRPVVVCVSRLVARKGQDTLIWALPQIRRRVPDAALLVVGGGPYRGTLEKLARQTGVERDVVFTGTVPAAELPAHYAAGDVYAMPCRTRNRGLDVEGLGIVYLEASATGLPVVAGDSGGAPDAVREGETGYVVPGRDVAQLADRVATLLADRDLARQLGAAGRAWVEREWRWETQAERLAALLAG encoded by the coding sequence GTGAGCCGTACGCTGCTGATCACGAACGACTTCCCGCCCCGCCCCGGGGGCATCCAGTCCTTCGTCCACAACCTGGCCTTGCACCAGCCCGCTGGATCGGTGGTGGTCTACGCGTCGACCTGGCCCGACGCCGGGAAGTTCGATGCCGACCAGCCGTTCGAGGTCGTCCGGGAGCGCACCCGCGTGCTGCTGCCCACGCCGCTGGTCGCCCGCCGCGCCGCCGCGCTGGCCCGGCGGTACGACTGCGACACCGTCTGGTTCGGGGCGGCGGCCCCGCTCGGGCTGCTCGCCCCGGGGCTGAGCCGTCGGGCCGGGATCCGCCGGGTGGTGGCGCTGACCCACGGGCACGAGGTCGGCTGGGCGGCGCTGCCGGTCGCCCGGACGGCCCTGCGGCGTATCGGCCGGAGCGCGGACGTCGTCACCTACCTCGGCGACTACACCCGGGTACGCCTCGAACGGGTCCTGCACGGGCTCACCGACCTGCGGCGGCTGGCGCCGGGGGTGGACGTGGAGGCGTACCACCCGGACGTGGACGGGGAGGCGGTCCGGGCCCGGCTGGGGCTGACCGACCGGCCGGTGGTGGTCTGCGTCTCCCGACTGGTGGCGCGCAAGGGACAGGACACCCTCATCTGGGCCCTGCCCCAGATCCGTCGCCGGGTGCCCGACGCGGCGCTGCTGGTGGTCGGGGGCGGACCGTACCGGGGGACCCTGGAGAAGCTCGCCCGGCAGACCGGGGTGGAACGGGACGTGGTCTTCACCGGCACCGTTCCCGCCGCCGAGCTGCCGGCCCACTACGCCGCCGGTGACGTGTACGCGATGCCCTGCCGTACCCGCAACCGGGGGCTGGACGTGGAGGGCCTGGGCATCGTCTATCTGGAGGCGTCCGCCACCGGCCTGCCCGTGGTGGCCGGGGACTCCGGCGGCGCGCCGGACGCCGTCCGGGAGGGCGAGACCGGGTACGTCGTACCCGGCCGGGACGTGGCGCAGCTCGCCGACCGGGTGGCGACCCTGCTCGCCGACCGGGACCTGGCCCGTCAGCTCGGTGCGGCGGGGCGGGCCTGGGTGGAGCGGGAGTGGCGTTGGGAGACCCAGGCCGAGCGGCTGGCCGCCCTCCTCGCCGGCTGA
- a CDS encoding putative bifunctional diguanylate cyclase/phosphodiesterase: MTQEQLEVFLQRLTERLAAALRAEPFDPRVGHQVGVDLVTAHVASAEGLGRTIEVMQLRLLHDLGLVADDAENRLARLLATVATGYARALRDRTLDAQESLRRAAMVARAEAERALRESEARFRHQATHDPLTGLPNRTLFTERLATAISRPERDGQRVGLCFLDLDRFKVVNDTLGHQVGDSLLVSVGRRLREAVGDHLVARLGGDEFVILVERTTGTEDVVRVAEAALRGINRPALVDGHELTISASIGIVERPVAGTTPSDLMRAADSTLHWAKGAGGGRWELFDVDRNRQELARYALSAAIPTALERGEFYLDYQPLTSLHDGTVVGAEALVRWHHPELGELRPDRFIGLAEETGLIVPLGGWVLADAAREAEGWPAGGRPRAPFVSVNLAVRQVHGPGLVRQVRDLLEETGLPPERLQLEITESAMMSTTGEPVHALRTLADAGVRIAIDDFGTGYSNLAYLRDLPVTELKIAGNFVAGLRDTPVAPASHTDERILASLVALAHALDLTVTAEGVETAAQAERLRAIGCDAAQGWHFGRPGPAGQILDLLHRERQVAPTVIAAPR; the protein is encoded by the coding sequence ATGACGCAGGAGCAGCTGGAGGTCTTCCTCCAGCGGCTCACCGAGCGGCTCGCCGCCGCGCTGCGCGCCGAGCCCTTCGATCCCCGCGTCGGCCACCAGGTGGGGGTCGACCTGGTGACCGCGCACGTCGCCTCGGCCGAAGGGCTCGGTCGGACCATCGAGGTCATGCAGCTCCGGCTGCTGCACGACCTCGGGCTGGTCGCCGACGACGCCGAGAACCGGCTGGCCCGGCTGCTGGCGACCGTCGCCACCGGGTACGCCCGCGCCCTGCGGGACCGGACACTCGACGCCCAGGAGTCGCTTCGCCGGGCCGCCATGGTGGCCCGCGCGGAGGCCGAGCGGGCGCTCCGGGAGAGCGAGGCGCGGTTCCGGCACCAGGCCACCCACGACCCGCTGACCGGCCTGCCGAACCGCACCCTGTTCACCGAGCGCCTGGCGACGGCGATCAGCCGGCCTGAGCGCGACGGCCAGCGGGTCGGGCTCTGCTTCCTCGACCTGGACCGTTTCAAGGTCGTCAACGACACGCTCGGCCACCAGGTTGGCGACTCGCTGCTGGTCTCGGTGGGCCGGCGACTGCGCGAGGCGGTCGGTGACCACCTGGTGGCCCGGCTCGGTGGTGACGAGTTCGTGATCCTCGTCGAGCGGACCACCGGCACCGAGGACGTGGTCCGGGTCGCCGAGGCGGCGCTGCGCGGGATCAACCGCCCCGCCCTGGTGGACGGACACGAGCTGACCATCTCGGCCAGCATCGGCATCGTCGAGCGTCCGGTGGCCGGCACCACCCCGAGCGACCTGATGCGGGCCGCCGACAGCACGCTGCACTGGGCGAAGGGAGCCGGCGGGGGTCGCTGGGAACTCTTCGACGTCGACCGCAACCGTCAGGAGCTGGCCCGGTACGCGCTCTCCGCCGCCATCCCGACCGCGCTGGAGCGGGGCGAGTTCTACCTGGACTACCAGCCCCTGACCTCGCTGCACGACGGCACCGTGGTCGGGGCCGAGGCGCTCGTCCGGTGGCATCACCCCGAGCTGGGCGAACTGCGGCCGGACCGCTTCATCGGGCTGGCCGAGGAGACCGGCCTGATCGTCCCGCTCGGCGGCTGGGTGCTCGCCGACGCGGCCCGCGAGGCGGAGGGCTGGCCAGCGGGCGGGCGGCCGCGCGCGCCGTTCGTCAGCGTCAACCTGGCGGTCCGGCAGGTGCACGGTCCGGGCCTGGTACGGCAGGTGCGCGACCTGCTGGAGGAGACCGGCCTGCCGCCGGAGCGACTCCAGTTGGAGATCACCGAGAGCGCCATGATGAGCACCACCGGGGAACCGGTGCACGCGCTGCGGACGCTCGCCGACGCCGGCGTCCGGATCGCCATCGACGACTTCGGCACCGGCTACTCCAACCTGGCGTACCTGCGCGACCTGCCGGTGACCGAGCTGAAGATCGCCGGGAACTTCGTCGCCGGGCTGCGGGACACCCCGGTCGCCCCGGCCAGCCACACCGACGAGCGGATCCTCGCCTCCCTGGTGGCGCTGGCGCACGCGCTGGACCTCACCGTCACCGCCGAGGGGGTGGAGACGGCCGCGCAGGCCGAACGGCTGCGGGCGATCGGGTGCGACGCGGCCCAGGGCTGGCACTTCGGCCGGCCCGGTCCGGCCGGGCAGATCCTCGACCTGCTGCACCGCGAACGTCAGGTCGCGCCCACCGTCATCGCCGCACCCCGCTAG
- a CDS encoding SAM-dependent methyltransferase: protein MRPDWAPDTIDVERPSVARMYDYYLGGSHNFAADRAAAGAMMAAVAEAPLMAQANRAFLRRAVHFLAESGVRQFLDIGSGIPTVGNVHEVAQRVAPDSRVVYVDVDPVAVAHSREILARNDRAVVFQEDLRRPERILDHPDLHALLDLSEPVALMIVAVLHFVADDDRPAEILRTLRDALVPGSYLVLSQASDVGQYGDARADAERVYRNTDNPLILRDRAELTGFFDGFELVEPGLVWVPAWRPEFPEHAEDAARSGFLGGVGRLGG from the coding sequence ATGCGGCCGGACTGGGCACCCGACACCATCGACGTCGAACGCCCCAGCGTGGCCCGCATGTACGACTACTACCTCGGCGGGTCGCACAACTTCGCCGCCGACCGGGCCGCCGCCGGGGCGATGATGGCCGCCGTCGCGGAGGCTCCGCTGATGGCCCAGGCCAATCGGGCGTTCCTGCGGCGGGCCGTGCACTTCCTGGCCGAGTCGGGCGTACGGCAGTTCCTCGACATCGGGTCGGGCATCCCGACCGTCGGCAACGTGCACGAGGTCGCCCAGCGGGTCGCGCCGGACTCCCGGGTGGTCTACGTCGACGTCGACCCGGTGGCGGTCGCCCACAGCCGGGAGATCCTCGCCCGCAACGACCGGGCCGTCGTGTTCCAGGAGGACCTGCGCCGACCGGAGCGGATCCTGGACCATCCCGACCTGCACGCCCTGCTCGACCTCTCCGAACCGGTCGCCCTGATGATCGTCGCCGTGCTGCACTTCGTCGCGGACGACGACCGGCCGGCGGAGATCCTGCGTACCCTCCGGGACGCCCTCGTCCCGGGCAGCTACCTGGTCCTCTCCCAGGCCAGTGACGTCGGCCAGTACGGCGACGCCCGGGCCGACGCGGAGCGGGTCTACCGCAACACCGACAACCCGCTCATCCTCCGCGACCGCGCCGAGCTGACCGGGTTCTTCGACGGGTTCGAGCTGGTCGAACCGGGCCTGGTGTGGGTGCCGGCGTGGCGGCCGGAGTTCCCCGAGCACGCCGAGGACGCCGCCCGGTCGGGCTTCCTGGGCGGGGTGGGGCGGCTCGGTGGGTGA
- a CDS encoding response regulator transcription factor, with protein MTTSPIPATRTKVLLVDDHDLIRKGLRHAFERDRQFEVVGEAATAAEGVRQAGALQPDVVIMDLRLPDGSGLEATRALRKSNATMGIVVLTMYAGDDQLFGALEAGASAFVPKTAPADEVVAAARHAASSPSAFTAADLAEAMKRRLAPSGPQLSPREGQVLRLLADGMSVAGIAKQLFVSESTAKTHISKLYEKLGAANRAQALMTALRLGLLEAPDAPKF; from the coding sequence ATGACCACCAGTCCGATTCCGGCCACCCGTACCAAGGTCCTCCTTGTGGACGATCATGACCTGATCCGCAAGGGCCTGCGGCACGCCTTCGAGCGGGACCGGCAGTTCGAGGTCGTCGGTGAGGCCGCCACCGCCGCCGAGGGGGTCCGGCAGGCCGGTGCGCTCCAGCCCGACGTGGTGATCATGGATCTGCGCCTGCCCGACGGGAGTGGTCTGGAGGCGACCCGGGCACTGCGCAAGTCCAACGCGACGATGGGCATCGTGGTGCTCACCATGTACGCCGGTGACGACCAGCTCTTCGGGGCCCTGGAGGCCGGGGCGAGCGCGTTCGTGCCGAAGACCGCGCCGGCCGACGAGGTGGTGGCCGCCGCCCGGCACGCCGCCTCCTCCCCCAGTGCCTTCACCGCCGCCGACCTCGCCGAGGCGATGAAGCGCCGGCTCGCCCCGTCCGGTCCGCAGCTCTCGCCCCGGGAGGGTCAGGTGCTCCGGCTCCTGGCCGACGGGATGAGCGTCGCCGGCATCGCCAAGCAGCTCTTCGTCAGCGAGTCCACGGCGAAGACGCACATCTCGAAGCTCTACGAGAAGCTCGGTGCCGCCAACCGCGCCCAGGCCCTGATGACCGCCCTGCGGCTGGGTCTGCTGGAGGCTCCGGACGCGCCCAAGTTCTAA
- a CDS encoding GAF domain-containing sensor histidine kinase, protein MLALVAVLTLVRTREVDQLWWIALLALAGVPALLAPGDRRLGLLSRAAEVVVLGLAASQVAAADTVNGPIGGLGASAVLPYLAVPVTVTALRRQFREGAALLGVTAATLVVSGALTEVGGERQLGQLGYLVVCAQWLILAGLGLYAASTLHRVMAVRTQVKPQPQPYAEATRLLTQLRSVARQLPGATLDPGGISEHLLEDLRTMTRADRAAVLSASGGGRLVVLAQVGVERVDWETTLDADSAIADAWASQQPQTANRSQSRSHRGGDVSALIVPLVAGVRTVGLVALEADVAQAYPAPVVDRVTALTRPAALRLEAALLFDEVRSLATNEERQRLAREIHDGVAQELVMVGYGIDNALATVHDDTEETAESLRTLRGEVTRVIQELRLSLFELRSEVDRHGGLAAAIAEYARTVGASGGLRVHLSLDESTARLPAATEAELLRIAQEAVTNAGKHAGAANLWVTCEVDPPYAQIEVSDDGQGIADQRPDGRYGLAIMAERAERIRGRLEIRPRQPSGTTVAVVLGTSPRRDNVRGSATAGEGE, encoded by the coding sequence ATGCTCGCGCTGGTCGCCGTCCTCACCCTGGTCCGTACCCGGGAGGTCGACCAGCTCTGGTGGATCGCCCTGCTCGCCCTGGCCGGTGTGCCGGCCCTGCTCGCTCCGGGCGACCGGCGGCTCGGCCTGCTCAGCCGCGCCGCCGAGGTGGTGGTGCTGGGGCTGGCCGCCAGTCAGGTCGCCGCGGCCGACACCGTCAACGGTCCGATCGGCGGGCTCGGCGCCTCGGCGGTGCTGCCCTACCTGGCCGTACCGGTCACCGTGACCGCGCTGCGCCGCCAGTTCCGCGAGGGTGCGGCGCTGCTCGGGGTCACCGCGGCCACGCTGGTGGTCAGCGGGGCGCTGACCGAGGTCGGCGGGGAACGTCAACTCGGCCAGCTCGGCTATCTGGTGGTCTGCGCGCAGTGGCTGATCCTGGCCGGGCTCGGGCTCTACGCGGCCAGCACCCTGCACCGGGTGATGGCCGTCCGCACCCAGGTCAAACCCCAGCCCCAGCCGTACGCCGAGGCGACCCGGCTGCTGACCCAGCTGCGCAGCGTCGCCCGGCAGCTCCCCGGCGCCACCCTGGACCCGGGGGGCATCTCCGAGCACCTGCTGGAGGATCTGCGCACGATGACCCGCGCCGACCGGGCCGCGGTGCTCTCCGCCAGCGGCGGTGGCCGGCTGGTGGTGCTCGCCCAGGTGGGCGTGGAGCGGGTGGACTGGGAGACCACGCTCGACGCCGACTCGGCGATCGCCGACGCCTGGGCCAGCCAGCAGCCACAGACCGCCAACCGGTCGCAGTCCCGGTCACACCGGGGCGGGGACGTCTCCGCGTTGATCGTGCCGCTGGTCGCCGGGGTCCGGACGGTCGGGCTGGTGGCCCTGGAGGCGGACGTGGCGCAGGCGTACCCGGCCCCGGTGGTGGACCGGGTGACCGCGCTGACCCGCCCGGCGGCGCTGCGGCTGGAGGCGGCGCTGCTCTTCGACGAGGTGCGCTCGCTGGCCACCAACGAGGAACGGCAACGCCTCGCCCGGGAGATCCACGACGGGGTCGCCCAGGAACTGGTGATGGTCGGCTACGGCATCGACAACGCCCTGGCCACCGTGCACGACGACACCGAGGAGACCGCCGAGAGCCTGCGCACGCTGCGCGGTGAGGTGACCCGGGTGATCCAGGAGCTGCGGCTGAGCTTGTTCGAGCTGCGCAGCGAGGTGGACCGGCACGGCGGGCTGGCCGCGGCGATCGCCGAGTACGCCCGTACCGTCGGTGCCTCCGGCGGGCTGCGGGTGCACCTCTCGCTGGACGAGTCGACCGCCCGGCTGCCCGCCGCCACCGAGGCCGAACTGTTGCGCATCGCCCAGGAGGCGGTGACCAACGCCGGTAAGCACGCCGGAGCCGCCAACCTCTGGGTCACGTGTGAGGTGGATCCCCCGTACGCGCAGATCGAAGTGTCGGATGACGGTCAGGGGATCGCCGACCAGCGCCCGGACGGGCGGTACGGCCTTGCGATCATGGCGGAGAGGGCGGAACGTATCCGGGGCCGGTTGGAGATCCGGCCGCGCCAGCCCAGTGGCACGACGGTGGCGGTGGTTCTCGGCACCTCGCCCCGACGCGATAACGTGCGCGGTAGCGCGACCGCAGGAGAAGGGGAGTAA
- a CDS encoding AMP-dependent synthetase/ligase, whose product MREFSVPPVVTVGDAANLTDPVWANADAAPDAVQFARRVPTADGTGRAWTDVTCRQFRDEVVAVARGLVAAGITRGSRVGLMSRTRYEWTLLDYAIWAAGAVTVPIYETSSPEQAAWILADSGAVACVVETTAHATLVAGVADRLPELDRVWQIDLGAVDELVTLGAPVDPREIERLRKEVRADDVATIIYTSGTTGRPKGCVLTHRNMYADIANAVPVLPNLFNAGASTLLFLPLAHAFARLVQIGMVHARATMAHCAATTNLVAELQEFRPTFVLSVPRVFEKVYNGARQKAQAEGKGGIFDRAEAVAIAWSEAQDRPGGPGLRLRVQHALFDRLVYRKLRAALGGRCRDAISGGAPLGARLGHFFRGVGVTILEGYGLTETSPAAAANLPDATRIGSVGRPLPGVTVRIADDGEILIAGDLVFQGYWRNEAATAEVLVDGWFRSGDLGRLDADGYLTITGRKKEIIVTAGGKNVAPAVLEDQVRAHPLVSQCVVVGDRQPFIAALVTLDEEALPKWREAAGLPATATVDELRGHEALRAEIQGAVDAANQTVSKAEAIKVFRILPRDFSEATGELTPSLKVKRNVVHETYAADIADIYAR is encoded by the coding sequence GTGCGCGAGTTCTCCGTTCCGCCGGTCGTCACCGTCGGCGACGCGGCCAACCTCACCGATCCGGTCTGGGCGAACGCCGACGCCGCCCCGGACGCGGTGCAGTTCGCGCGCCGGGTGCCGACCGCCGACGGGACGGGCCGGGCCTGGACGGACGTGACCTGCCGGCAGTTCCGCGACGAGGTGGTCGCGGTCGCCCGGGGCCTGGTCGCGGCCGGCATCACCCGGGGTTCCCGGGTCGGGCTGATGAGCCGCACCCGGTACGAGTGGACCCTGCTGGACTACGCCATCTGGGCGGCCGGCGCGGTGACCGTGCCGATCTACGAGACCTCCAGCCCCGAGCAGGCCGCCTGGATCCTGGCCGACTCCGGCGCGGTCGCCTGCGTGGTGGAGACCACCGCGCACGCCACCCTGGTCGCCGGGGTCGCCGACCGGCTCCCCGAGCTGGACCGGGTCTGGCAGATCGACCTCGGCGCGGTGGATGAGCTGGTCACCCTGGGCGCCCCGGTCGACCCCCGGGAGATCGAGCGGCTCCGCAAGGAGGTCCGCGCCGACGACGTCGCCACCATCATCTACACCAGCGGCACCACCGGCCGACCCAAGGGCTGTGTGCTCACCCACCGCAACATGTACGCCGACATCGCCAACGCGGTGCCGGTGCTGCCGAACCTGTTCAACGCCGGCGCGTCGACCCTGCTCTTCCTCCCCCTGGCGCACGCCTTCGCCCGGCTCGTCCAGATCGGCATGGTGCACGCCCGGGCCACCATGGCGCACTGCGCCGCGACCACCAACCTGGTCGCGGAGTTGCAGGAGTTCCGCCCGACCTTCGTGCTCTCGGTGCCCCGCGTCTTCGAGAAGGTCTACAACGGGGCCCGGCAGAAGGCCCAGGCCGAGGGGAAGGGCGGCATCTTCGACCGGGCCGAGGCGGTGGCGATCGCCTGGAGCGAGGCGCAGGACCGCCCCGGCGGGCCCGGGCTGCGGCTGCGGGTACAGCACGCGCTCTTCGACCGGCTGGTCTACCGGAAGCTGCGCGCCGCGCTCGGCGGGCGCTGCCGGGACGCCATCTCCGGCGGCGCTCCGCTCGGCGCCCGCCTCGGGCACTTCTTCCGGGGCGTCGGGGTGACGATCCTCGAGGGCTACGGCCTCACCGAGACCTCCCCAGCCGCCGCCGCCAACCTGCCCGACGCCACCCGGATCGGCTCGGTCGGACGGCCGCTGCCCGGGGTCACCGTCCGCATCGCCGACGACGGCGAGATCCTCATCGCCGGTGACCTGGTGTTCCAGGGGTACTGGCGCAACGAGGCGGCGACCGCCGAGGTGCTCGTCGACGGCTGGTTCCGCAGCGGCGACCTGGGCCGACTCGACGCCGACGGGTACCTCACCATCACCGGTCGCAAGAAGGAGATCATCGTGACCGCCGGCGGCAAGAACGTCGCCCCCGCCGTCCTGGAGGACCAGGTGCGCGCGCATCCACTGGTCAGCCAGTGCGTGGTGGTCGGCGACCGGCAACCGTTCATCGCCGCGCTGGTCACCCTCGACGAGGAGGCGCTGCCGAAGTGGCGCGAGGCGGCCGGCCTGCCGGCCACCGCGACCGTCGACGAACTGCGGGGGCACGAGGCGCTGCGCGCCGAGATCCAGGGCGCGGTCGACGCGGCCAACCAGACCGTGTCGAAGGCCGAGGCGATCAAGGTGTTCCGGATCCTGCCGCGCGACTTCAGCGAGGCCACCGGGGAGCTGACCCCGTCGCTGAAGGTGAAGCGGAACGTCGTGCACGAGACGTACGCGGCCGACATCGCCGACATCTACGCCCGCTGA
- a CDS encoding SRPBCC family protein yields MADSSTQSITIDAPPDRVVAVICDFARYPEWTEAVRRAEVVEEYEDGYASQVRFTIDAQVMADEYVLAYEYAEDLSRIEWHLVAPSRMQRAQRGSYDVIGNPDGTSTVTYTLEVELSVGMLGMFRRKAEKMIMDTALKQLKHRVEAPGATR; encoded by the coding sequence ATGGCGGACTCCTCCACCCAGTCGATCACCATCGACGCGCCCCCGGACCGGGTGGTCGCGGTCATCTGCGACTTCGCCCGCTACCCCGAGTGGACCGAGGCGGTGCGCCGGGCCGAGGTGGTCGAGGAGTACGAGGACGGCTACGCCAGCCAGGTCCGGTTCACCATCGACGCCCAGGTGATGGCCGACGAGTACGTGCTGGCCTACGAGTACGCCGAGGACCTCTCCCGGATCGAGTGGCACCTGGTGGCCCCGTCCCGGATGCAGCGCGCCCAGCGTGGCTCGTACGACGTGATCGGCAACCCCGACGGCACCTCCACGGTGACCTACACCCTGGAGGTGGAGCTCTCGGTGGGCATGCTCGGGATGTTCCGGCGCAAGGCCGAGAAAATGATCATGGACACGGCGTTGAAGCAGTTGAAGCACCGGGTAGAAGCACCCGGTGCGACCCGCTGA
- a CDS encoding ROK family glucokinase: MTLTIGVDVGGTKVAGGVVDDTGRVLVQTRRDTPAEDVGKTRDVIIEVVTELAAGRQITGVGIGAAGWIDATRSTVLFAPNLAWRDEPLRAYVSAAVGLPVIVENDANVAAWAEFRYGAARHAEDSMVMFTIGTGVGGGIVLGGELVRGAHGIAAELGHMLTVPDGHQCGCGRLGCIEQYASGNALVRFARAGARQEPQRAAALLTLAGGDAESITGPMVTAAAQGGDPVSSEAFAQIGRWLGTSLADMAQILDPQVLVVGGGVIEAGDLLLGPTRRSFADALAQRSRLPVAEVRPAELGNTAGVIGAADLARRI; this comes from the coding sequence GTGACGCTGACCATCGGAGTCGACGTCGGTGGCACCAAGGTGGCCGGCGGTGTGGTCGACGACACCGGCCGGGTACTGGTGCAGACCCGACGGGACACCCCCGCCGAGGATGTGGGCAAGACCAGGGACGTCATCATCGAGGTGGTCACCGAGCTGGCCGCCGGACGCCAGATCACGGGCGTGGGCATCGGCGCGGCCGGCTGGATCGACGCCACCCGGTCCACCGTGCTGTTCGCCCCGAACCTGGCCTGGCGGGACGAGCCGCTTCGGGCGTACGTCAGCGCCGCGGTCGGCCTGCCGGTGATCGTGGAGAACGACGCCAACGTGGCCGCCTGGGCGGAGTTCCGCTACGGCGCCGCCCGCCACGCCGAGGACTCGATGGTCATGTTCACCATCGGCACCGGCGTCGGAGGCGGCATCGTGCTCGGCGGCGAGCTGGTCCGGGGTGCCCACGGCATCGCCGCCGAACTGGGGCACATGCTCACCGTGCCGGACGGCCACCAGTGCGGCTGCGGCCGGCTCGGCTGCATCGAGCAGTACGCCAGCGGCAACGCGCTGGTCCGCTTCGCCCGGGCCGGTGCGCGGCAGGAGCCGCAGCGTGCCGCCGCACTGCTCACCCTGGCCGGCGGGGACGCCGAGTCGATCACCGGTCCGATGGTCACCGCGGCGGCGCAGGGGGGCGACCCGGTCTCCTCCGAGGCGTTCGCCCAGATCGGGCGCTGGCTGGGTACCAGCCTCGCCGACATGGCCCAGATCCTCGACCCGCAGGTGCTGGTCGTCGGTGGCGGTGTGATCGAGGCCGGTGACCTGCTGCTCGGTCCGACCCGGCGGTCGTTCGCCGACGCGCTCGCGCAGCGGAGCCGCCTCCCGGTGGCCGAGGTGCGTCCCGCCGAACTGGGTAACACCGCCGGCGTCATCGGCGCCGCCGACCTGGCCCGGCGCATCTGA